ATACATGCGGTAGTGCGATCGCCAAGGTTCCACGATCGCATCGACATAAAAGCCTGCCCCGGTACCAAACTCCCAATCATCATCTTCCCCCGGCAAATTGAGCCCCCGAGGACTGGTATCAGGAGCCACCAGAATTAAACCGTACTCTGCGGCGTAGCGTTGGGCTCCAGCTTTCACCATGAAATTTTCTTCCGTGCAGGTCAAGCCAGAGAGAAAATACAGCACCGGAACCGCTCGTTCCTTAGCTTGCGGTGGCACATAGACGGAGAAACGCATCTCACAATCGCAAACCATCGATCGATGGCTATAAAATGCGACCGTTCCACCAAAGCAAGAAGATTGAGACCGCTGTACGATCGCCTCTGACATACTGACCTCACCAGCAAACGAAATCGATTTATAGGTAAATGGGAAACACTTAAAACGTAATTACAGTGCGGATACCATCTCCTTGTTTCATGATGGTAAAGGCATCGTTAATCTGATCGATCGGTATCACCTGCGTAATCAAATCATCAATATTGATCTTGCCATCCATGTACCAATCCACGATCGTGGGCACATCTGTCCGTCCCCTCGCGCCCCCAAAGGCACTGCCTTTCCACGTCCGTCCGGTCACTAATTGGAAGGGCCGCGTACTAATTTCTTCCCCTGCACCGGCTACCCCAATAATCACACTCACTCCCCAGCCTTTGTGACAGCATTCCAACGCTTGCCGCATCACATTGATATTGCCAATACATTCAAAGCTGTAATCCGCCCCACCCTTGGTCAATTCCACTAAGTAGGCCACGACATCCCCCTCGACTTCCTGGGGATTGACAAAATGGGTCATGCCTAATGTTTCAGCCAACGCCCGCTTGCTCGGGTTAATATCTACGCCCACAATCATGTTTGCGCCAACCATTTTTGCGCCTTGGATGACATTTAAGCCAATGCCGCCTAAACCAAAGACCACCACATTCGATCCCGGTTCCACCTTGGCGGTATTCACAACGGCACCAATCCCCGTCGTCACACCACAGCCAATGTAGCAAACCTTATCAAACGGAGCATCCGATCGAATTTTTGCCAGGGCAATTTCCGGCACCACAGTGTAGTTAGCAAAGGTGGATGTGCCCATATAGTGATGAATCATTTGGCCATCGATCGAAAACCGGCTGGAGCCATCGGGCATGAGGCCGCGCCCCTGGGTGACGCGAATGGATTGGCATAAATTCGTTTTGGGATTGAGGCAATATTCACACTCACGACACTCGGGAATATAGAGCGGAATCACATGATCCCCCGGTTTGAGGGACTTCACCCCTTTCCCCACTTCGACAACCACCCCTGCCCCTTCATGGCCCAGAATGGCAGGAAATAAACCCTCTGGATCCCGACCCGATAACGTGTATGCATCGGTATGGCACACGCCCGTTGCCTTAATTTCAACCAGAACTTCACCATCTCTAGGAGGGGCAAGCTGTACTGTTTCAATGCTCAAGGGCTTCCCAGCTTCAAAGGCAACTGCCGCTTTAACATCCATTCCTGACTTCTCCCGTAGCGTAAAACCTGGTGAAATACCGATGTTCTAATCTTGACACTATCTCCCAAACATTCCAATGGAGTTACATAATGTTCCGTTACATTTGATTGCCAACAGCAACGCTGAATTACCAACAGCAATGCTTGATTGCCAGCAGTCATACTATCCCAGAAGCTGCGTAGTCATCTGCATCAAAAATCTGCAAAAAAAAGATGACAGGTAATGCCCCATCATCTCGCTTTTACCGTTTATTTCTTTGTTTGAACAAATGAATTCACTGGATTAATTGAATGGATTCGACCTCGCGAGTGTAAAGCTGTTAGCTCGGTCAAATCTGCCAGTGGAAGCCGGTTAGTTTAACCCCGCTGCCTTTTTTGCTTTGTATTGCGCAAAGGTTTGGTAGAAGGACGTTTCCGGTTCGTACAGGTGGCAGTTATCGGTGATTTCCTTCACCAATTCCCAGTTAAAGCGCCGTTCAACGAGCTCATCTCCCCAAATTTCCTTCAGGCGATTGTGGGCCATGCGCAGGTTGTAGGAGGGAATCGCGACAGACAAGTGGTGGGGAATGTGAACGTTAATCTTATGGCAAAGGAACTCAACGCCAAAGGGGTAGTCACAATGTACGGTGCCGAACAGTTGAGCCTTCGCTTCGTCCCACACTTCCGGTTCTTGGA
This genomic window from Alkalinema sp. FACHB-956 contains:
- a CDS encoding S-(hydroxymethyl)glutathione dehydrogenase/class III alcohol dehydrogenase → MDVKAAVAFEAGKPLSIETVQLAPPRDGEVLVEIKATGVCHTDAYTLSGRDPEGLFPAILGHEGAGVVVEVGKGVKSLKPGDHVIPLYIPECRECEYCLNPKTNLCQSIRVTQGRGLMPDGSSRFSIDGQMIHHYMGTSTFANYTVVPEIALAKIRSDAPFDKVCYIGCGVTTGIGAVVNTAKVEPGSNVVVFGLGGIGLNVIQGAKMVGANMIVGVDINPSKRALAETLGMTHFVNPQEVEGDVVAYLVELTKGGADYSFECIGNINVMRQALECCHKGWGVSVIIGVAGAGEEISTRPFQLVTGRTWKGSAFGGARGRTDVPTIVDWYMDGKINIDDLITQVIPIDQINDAFTIMKQGDGIRTVITF